The segment TGTAGCTTCAAGCAAAACCAATCAGTTTTTGAACAATGAAAATTTGACCGTTGCTGTTGGAGACGAAGTAGATTTAATCATTTCGCATATTACTGAAGTTGGGATTAATGTCATCATCAACGATATCCACAAAGGATTATTATACAAAGACCAGGTTTATGACGATATCAGAACCGGAGATAGAATGACAGGTTATATAAAAGCCATTCGTCCTGATAATAAAATTGATGTTTCGCTTCAAAAATTAGGCTATCAAAACATTGAACCTAATGCTGAAAAAATCCTTGATGAACTAAGAGCCAGCAGAGGTTTTCTGCGATTGAATGACAACAGCCATCCGGAAGACATCAAAACGGTTTTAAAGATGAGTAAAAAGACATTCAAGAAAGCCATCGGTTCACTTTACAAAGACAAACTTATCGAGATTAAAGACGACGGAATTTATTTGGTCAAAGAATAATTATTCCCCAAGTTCCAATTCAGTTGGAACCGGAGTTTCAATTTCTGTTTTCTTTTTATAAAAAAGACTGCTTACCATACTCAGAGTGGAATAAGGTCGGTTTGAATATTTATTCCCCAAACAAACAACAGTAACGGTATCTTTTTTCACTGGCACAAATGAAGTATTGTTACCATGCCACCAACCATTGTGATAGATCATTTTTTCATTGTTTGGCGGTAAAAAACGCATCCGCATTCCCAAACCGTAATCTTTAATTGGCTTTGCTACATGACCGGCGCTATACCCAAAATAAGCTTCCTGTAAAAGTTCAGGTTTGATAAAATCTGGCGAATACGTTCCCAAATCAAATTTTACCAAATCTCTTGGCGTTGAATAAATATTTTTATCACCAACTAAAGCATCAAATTGATCCCAAGGAAAAATGGTACTTCCTCGATACGATTTGGAAGCAGTTTCTCTATCGGTTTCATAATTAAAAACATAAGTATTTGTCATTCCTAATGGTTTGAAAACCAATTCCTGCATGGCCTGACGATAGTTTAAGCCAGTTACTTTTTCGATGATTAACGCTAAAATTATATAGTTGGTGTTGCAATAATCAAAATGTGTATCATTTGGAGTTCTCAATCTGAATTTATTTTGTACCAATAAATCTAAAACATCCTGATTGGAAAGTATTTTTTTTCTGTTCCATCTTTTTTTCATCATACCAGGAAAGTTGGCATAATGAGGCAAACCACTTCTGTGATTGAGCAATATTCGGATAGTTGTTTGTTTATAAGGAAATTTTGGAAGCCAATCGGTTACCTTTTGATCCAGCATAATATTGTCCTGTTGCACCAATCTCAAAATGGCAGCAGAAGTCAAAACCTTACTCACGGAAGCTAAGTGAATAGGTGTGTACTTGTCAATCTTTTGACCGGTTCTTGCATTGGCGTAACCTTTATAATCTTCATAAATTACCCGACCATTTTTGACCACAATGAAAGCGCCACTATAAAAAGGAGAATTGATGTTTTTGTTATAAAAGGAATCGATAAAATGTCTTTTTTCTGCAATGTAGGCCTCAGAAATAGCTCCCATTTTTATTGGAAAAGAAGAAGTTATATGCAGACTGTCATCCTTTGGATTACCGTCATTAGAATTCACAATATCTCCAGCAGTTTTTGGACTGGAAAAGTAGAATAGGGTTGATAAAAAGAAAGTAATTAAGGTAATCTTCATACTTGCAATAATACCGTATTTGGTCAAAATAAAAACCTTTAGTTTCTAAAAGTTTTAAACGAGTTATTAAAAATAATAAACCTGACAAGTTTTAAAATACCGGTCAGGTTCAAGGGCAAAAAAGCAACAAATACTAACTTAAATTTTTATAGCGTAATTTTTATCGGAAGCGTGTAAAGTGTTCTCATTTTATCTCCGTCTTTATAGCCTGGTGACCATTTTACATTTAGTGATTTCAGCACACGAATAGCTTCTATTTCCAGTTTTCTATCAGAACTCCTTAATACTCTGATATTACTCATCTCACCATTTTTTTCAATAACGAAAGACATGATGATTCGGATATCTCCCAGCTTTTCATCAACTTCAGGCTTTTCAAAATTGTTTCCAACATATTCATAGAATTTTTTAATGCCACCAGGATATTCAGGAAGTCGGTCTAATTCAGTAAGAGTTACAGGACCATTATCAATTATAGGGGCAGTAACGGTTACAGCCGGACCTTCATTACCTGTATTTGGTGTGTCAGTTCCAGTTCCGGGTGTGGTACTTTGAGTTGTTGGTAAACTCTCGTTAGTTGGAACGTCTACAGAAAGTGGAGTTGCCGCTACAACCATATGTGAAAGGTTAGGTATAGGCTCAACCGGACTCGGATTGCTTGGCTGTGTTTGCTTTGGTTTTATTTCAGGCAATTTACCTAAATCAACTGGTGTGATTGCTTCATCAATTGGAATTAAAGGAACATCGATTGGCATTTTGTCAAGAGAAGTCAAAAGAACTCCAATACTCAAAAGAGAAAAGAGAAATAGAATGCCACCAAAAAAGGCAAATAAAGTAGTTTTAGGATTTTCCTGGCGTAATTGATACGCACCATAAGCTTTGTTTTTGTCTTCGAAAACTAGATCTATCCAGTTTTTTTCATAAATACTAACGTTTGACATGGCTATTTGTTTTTGAGTTAAGTATCTATGTTACATAAGCGAGATGGTTTTTACTATATAACGCAGGAAATTATAAAATAGTATGCAGATTTTAAAAAATTTTAAAATACAAACAACAAACTCCCTTAAAAACAGCGTTTTCAATATAGTTTTTCACAAAAAAGAAAGAGTTATTTTTTGCTTTCGATAATTTCAGCCAGCAGTTTTTTGGCGCGAAGCAATTTGATTTTGACGTTGCTCAAAGGTTCGTTGAGTTGTTCTGCAATTTCCTGATAACTCATTTCCTGAAAATAGCGAAGCTGAATTACTTCCTGATAATGCGGCTTTAATTCTTTAATGAATTGCAATAATCGGGATAAGTTTTGTTCTGTTATTAAAGCATCTTCAATGGATGGCGTAGTATCAGCAATATTATAAGCCTGATGGTCTTCCTCATCTGTGATTTCAACAAAGACAGTCGATTTCTTTTTGCGAAGCATATCAATATGAACGTTTTTGGCAATGGCAATCAACCAGGTGTTGAACTGAAATTCAGGATTGTAAGTGGCAATTTTATCAAAAGCTTTAGAGAAAGTTTCAATGGTAATATCTTCCGCATCGGTTTCGTTTTCGGTGCGTTTCAGCATAAAGCCATACACTTCATTCCAGTAATGGTCGAGCAAATAAGTAAAGGCAACCTGGTCACCAGTCTTCGCTTTTTCTATGTATGGATTTATCTCCAATGTACTGGTTTTGAGAAAGTATTAGTAACAAAAATATTCAATTGTGTAAAAATCAAAACGATTTCAATGATTGGAAACCAATACATTACGTCTTTCTCTTTTAGTTTTCCTGCTGCAAATCCCATCGTAATCCAGGCAAAAATATAGCGGAAACCAATGATACTTACCACAGCAATCCATTGAAATTGAAAGGCTAATAAAATGATTGGCAATAAAAGAAATAACAATTGCGAAACATAAAAAAGGCCCAACTGATTTCTGTCAAATAGTTTATAATGTTTGGCTGTCGAAACATGACGGCGTTTTTGGGTAAACCAATCTTTGAAAGACGTTTTTGGTTTGGAATAGGTGAAACTATCCGGTAAATAACAAACCGTTGTGTTCTTTTTTTCCGCTGCCTGATTGATAAACAAATCATCATCTCCGGAACGTATTTTCATATGATCCATAAAACCACGCACTTTGAAAAACTCTTCGCGTTTGTATGCTAAATTTCGACCAACTCCCATATAAGGTTTCCCAAGTTTTGCCCAGGAAAAATACTGCGTTGCCGTTAATAAAGTTTCAAACCTGATAATCTTATTCAGGAAGGAACCGCCAATTTTGTCATACGCACCATATCCTAAAACAATCGTTTTCTCCACCGTAAACTGTGAACTCATATTAGAAATCCAGTCTTTGGAAGAAGGCAAACAATCGGCATCGGTGAACAATAAATATTCATGCTTTGCTGCTTTAATCCCCAGCGTTAAGGCATATTTTTTATTTCCCCAAAAAGCTTCGTTGTTTTCTACTTTAACTAATTTAATGTTGGAATGCAGTTTTTCAAATTCTTCAAAAATATCCAACGTGCCATCACTCGAAGCATCATCAATTAATACAATTTCAAATTGTGGATAATTTTGTTCAACAAGCAACGGAATTAAATTTCTAACATTTTCTTCTTCATTTTTTGCGCAAACAATTACAGAAATCGGAATTCTTTTGGGCGTTCCGTTTTGTGGTTTAGCAAATGAAAATTTGCCAAAAACAACAATATAATAAAAGAATTGTATAACAACAATGGCAATAAATAGACAGAATAAAGTTAATAACATAGGCTTTTTCGACGTTTAAAAAGGATTGCAAATGTACAAAATCAATTATGAACTTTAGATTAAGAAAGCTGAAATTATTTCCTGTTTTTTCTCATTTCTTCAGCTACAGCAATTGCCTGATTGTCATTTGAGTTTTCCAATTTTGAAATGATAGTTTGGTAGTTTTTGTCGTCTCTATTTTGAGACAACTTTTTCTTGGCTTCGATAGCTGTAATTTCAATTTCAAACGAAACAATTCCGCGAGCCTGAAGCATTGTTTTCTTTGATAAATCTTCTACGCGAACAGGTTTCTCTGATTTTGCTTCGTATTTATTTACCAATCTTTTCAAGGCTTCAATGCTTTCTTCCAACGAATGAAGTTTGACTTTCCCGTAGACATGAACTGCAAGATAATTCCATGTTGGTACATTTTCATGGTCGTACCAGGAAGAAGAAATATAAGTATGTACGCCTGAAAAAACAGCTAAAATTTCGTCATTGGTTTTAAAACTTTCAGCCTGTGGATTTTCTCTTGAAACGTGTCCGACCAAAATTTGTTTTCCGTTTTTTTCTTCCAAAAGCAGTGGAATGTGCGTTGCCCAGAGCTTTCCATCCGTTTGATTGACTAAAATCCCAAACCCATTTTGATGAATGAAATTTTGGATGTCTTCCTGGTTTTCGTTTTTATAGAGTTCTGGAATATACATCTTAAATCACATTAACTTCCGCTTCAATCGCAATTCCGAATTCCTTTAAAATTGTCGCCTGAATGTCTCTTGAAACCGCTAAAATTTCCTGTCCGGTGGCGTTGCCATAATTCACCAAAACAAGCGCCTGATTTTTATGAATTCCCGCATCTCCAAAACGTTTTCCTTTAAAACCGGCTCTTTCAATCAGCCAGCCAGCCGGAACTTTGACTTCGGTTTCTGAAACTACATAATGCGGCATTTCAGGATGCAAAGCGTGTACCTTTTCGTATTGCGTTTTTGGTATGATTGGGTTTTTGAAAAAACTTCCGCTGTTCCCTAATTCTTTTGGGTCAGGCAATTTACTTTGTCTAATCGCAATTACCGCATTGGAAATATCTTTTAAAGTAGGAGTAACGACGTTTTGTTTCTCTAATTCCTTAGTGATATCACCGTACGAAGTGTTGATTTTATGATTGCGTTTGGTCAGTTTAAAAATCACTGATGTAATGATGAATTGATCTTTGGCTTCGTGCTTAAAAACACTTTCGCGATAACCAAAATGACAATTTTCCTTTGTGAAGGTTTTCATTACCTGAGTCGCAATATTCATCGCGTCACACGAAACAAAAGTATCTTTGATTTCAGTGCCATAAGCACCAATATTCTGCACCGGAGTTGTACCGACATTTCCCGGAATTAGTGACATGTTTTCTAAACCACCAAAGTTTTGATCAATCGTCCAAAGCACAAATTCGTGCCAGTTTTCGCCAGCCTGACTTTCAACCCAAACGTAATCGTCATCTTCTTTAAGGACTTTTTTTCCTTTCAAATCAATGTGAATGACCAAAGCCTGAATGTCTTGTGTCAACAGCATATTGCTTCCGCCACCAAGAATGAATTTTGGCTCCGATTGGTGTTCCTGCAAAATGGTTTTTAAATCTTCAACGGAATGAATAGCAACAAACTGTTTGGCTTTGGCTTCAATACCAAAAGTGTTGTATTTTTTTAGAGAGAAATTATTCTGAATTGTCATGCTCACAAAAGTAAGACAAAAGATTTTTTAAACGAACTTGCTATAGTAGTTTTTTTGCCATTTGTGAAGCATAAATATCGGCATGAAATAGGGTAGGATTTTGGTATTTCCTTTTCTGATTTCGGCAACCAATTTCTGGCCATCAACGTTTTCTAAAAA is part of the Flavobacterium sangjuense genome and harbors:
- a CDS encoding CvfB family protein; its protein translation is MEIGHYNTLKIARETKVGLFLTDGKDDVLLPLKYVPKEYNIGDELIVFVYLDHEERPVATTLEPYILMDEFGLLRVNYVNNIGAFLDWGLEKDILVPFKEQARPMEKGKRYLVFAYIDEKTNRIVASSKTNQFLNNENLTVAVGDEVDLIISHITEVGINVIINDIHKGLLYKDQVYDDIRTGDRMTGYIKAIRPDNKIDVSLQKLGYQNIEPNAEKILDELRASRGFLRLNDNSHPEDIKTVLKMSKKTFKKAIGSLYKDKLIEIKDDGIYLVKE
- a CDS encoding serine hydrolase domain-containing protein, with amino-acid sequence MKITLITFFLSTLFYFSSPKTAGDIVNSNDGNPKDDSLHITSSFPIKMGAISEAYIAEKRHFIDSFYNKNINSPFYSGAFIVVKNGRVIYEDYKGYANARTGQKIDKYTPIHLASVSKVLTSAAILRLVQQDNIMLDQKVTDWLPKFPYKQTTIRILLNHRSGLPHYANFPGMMKKRWNRKKILSNQDVLDLLVQNKFRLRTPNDTHFDYCNTNYIILALIIEKVTGLNYRQAMQELVFKPLGMTNTYVFNYETDRETASKSYRGSTIFPWDQFDALVGDKNIYSTPRDLVKFDLGTYSPDFIKPELLQEAYFGYSAGHVAKPIKDYGLGMRMRFLPPNNEKMIYHNGWWHGNNTSFVPVKKDTVTVVCLGNKYSNRPYSTLSMVSSLFYKKKTEIETPVPTELELGE
- a CDS encoding energy transducer TonB, which produces MSNVSIYEKNWIDLVFEDKNKAYGAYQLRQENPKTTLFAFFGGILFLFSLLSIGVLLTSLDKMPIDVPLIPIDEAITPVDLGKLPEIKPKQTQPSNPSPVEPIPNLSHMVVAATPLSVDVPTNESLPTTQSTTPGTGTDTPNTGNEGPAVTVTAPIIDNGPVTLTELDRLPEYPGGIKKFYEYVGNNFEKPEVDEKLGDIRIIMSFVIEKNGEMSNIRVLRSSDRKLEIEAIRVLKSLNVKWSPGYKDGDKMRTLYTLPIKITL
- a CDS encoding RNA polymerase sigma factor codes for the protein MEINPYIEKAKTGDQVAFTYLLDHYWNEVYGFMLKRTENETDAEDITIETFSKAFDKIATYNPEFQFNTWLIAIAKNVHIDMLRKKKSTVFVEITDEEDHQAYNIADTTPSIEDALITEQNLSRLLQFIKELKPHYQEVIQLRYFQEMSYQEIAEQLNEPLSNVKIKLLRAKKLLAEIIESKK
- a CDS encoding glycosyltransferase; amino-acid sequence: MLLTLFCLFIAIVVIQFFYYIVVFGKFSFAKPQNGTPKRIPISVIVCAKNEEENVRNLIPLLVEQNYPQFEIVLIDDASSDGTLDIFEEFEKLHSNIKLVKVENNEAFWGNKKYALTLGIKAAKHEYLLFTDADCLPSSKDWISNMSSQFTVEKTIVLGYGAYDKIGGSFLNKIIRFETLLTATQYFSWAKLGKPYMGVGRNLAYKREEFFKVRGFMDHMKIRSGDDDLFINQAAEKKNTTVCYLPDSFTYSKPKTSFKDWFTQKRRHVSTAKHYKLFDRNQLGLFYVSQLLFLLLPIILLAFQFQWIAVVSIIGFRYIFAWITMGFAAGKLKEKDVMYWFPIIEIVLIFTQLNIFVTNTFSKPVHWR
- a CDS encoding FMN-binding negative transcriptional regulator, yielding MYIPELYKNENQEDIQNFIHQNGFGILVNQTDGKLWATHIPLLLEEKNGKQILVGHVSRENPQAESFKTNDEILAVFSGVHTYISSSWYDHENVPTWNYLAVHVYGKVKLHSLEESIEALKRLVNKYEAKSEKPVRVEDLSKKTMLQARGIVSFEIEITAIEAKKKLSQNRDDKNYQTIISKLENSNDNQAIAVAEEMRKNRK
- the murB gene encoding UDP-N-acetylmuramate dehydrogenase; this encodes MTIQNNFSLKKYNTFGIEAKAKQFVAIHSVEDLKTILQEHQSEPKFILGGGSNMLLTQDIQALVIHIDLKGKKVLKEDDDYVWVESQAGENWHEFVLWTIDQNFGGLENMSLIPGNVGTTPVQNIGAYGTEIKDTFVSCDAMNIATQVMKTFTKENCHFGYRESVFKHEAKDQFIITSVIFKLTKRNHKINTSYGDITKELEKQNVVTPTLKDISNAVIAIRQSKLPDPKELGNSGSFFKNPIIPKTQYEKVHALHPEMPHYVVSETEVKVPAGWLIERAGFKGKRFGDAGIHKNQALVLVNYGNATGQEILAVSRDIQATILKEFGIAIEAEVNVI